A genomic region of Thiohalophilus sp. contains the following coding sequences:
- a CDS encoding cytochrome c — protein MFPRVLLGVLLVVGMFSLTTTGWSAESITDKRAAELRHLVRQDCGSCHGLTLKGGLGPALTPAALGDKPKDAMLATVLHGRPGTPMPPWSNLLSREEARWIIELLYRGVEQ, from the coding sequence ATGTTTCCTAGAGTCCTGCTCGGCGTGTTGCTGGTTGTCGGCATGTTCAGTCTGACAACCACCGGCTGGAGCGCGGAGTCGATCACCGACAAGCGCGCGGCTGAACTGCGCCACCTGGTCAGGCAGGATTGTGGTTCGTGCCACGGCCTGACCCTCAAGGGCGGGCTGGGACCGGCCCTGACACCCGCTGCCCTGGGTGACAAGCCGAAAGACGCCATGCTCGCAACCGTGCTGCATGGCCGACCCGGCACACCGATGCCGCCCTGGTCCAACCTGTTGAGCCGGGAGGAAGCCCGCTGGATTATTGAATTGCTGTATCGGGGAGTTGAGCAATGA